In Haliaeetus albicilla chromosome 14, bHalAlb1.1, whole genome shotgun sequence, one genomic interval encodes:
- the LOC138689038 gene encoding tetraspanin-7-like: protein MTALKLSLMAFSLVFWAAGLTMLIVGLWAKVALGSYLALSANGCPSAPAVLLATGAAVLIWAFLGCLGAATEHRGLLRAYGAFLTAVLAAGLTAGLSALLYRRDVAQGFREGLRRALLAYGEDEGTADALDALQRALSCCGVESYRDWLASPWGLRQNGSVPLSCCRARRGCQRRPPGARGLHRDGCFGKVSAFVSANMFYLATAALGLALLQLVGVVLACLLAARIPARLMGIAAPR from the coding sequence ATGACCGCGCTCAAGCTGTCCCTCATGGCCTTCAGCTTGGTCTTCTGGGCGGCGGGGCTGACCATGCTCATCGTCGGCCTCTGGGCCAAGGTGGCCCTGGGCAGCTACCTGGCGCTGTCGGCCAACGGCTGCCCCAGCGCCCCCGCCGTCCTCCTGGCCACCGGCGCCGCCGTCCTCATCTGGGCCTTCCTGGGCTGCCTCGGCGCCGCCACGGAGCACCGCGGCCTCCTGCGCGCCTACGGCGCCTTCCTGACCGCCGTGCTGGCGGCCGGGCTGACGGCCGGGCTCTCGGCGCTCCTCTACCGCCGGGACGTCGCGCAGGGCTTCCGGGAGGGGCTGCGCCGGGCCCTGCTCGCCTACGGGGAGGATGAGGGGACGGCAGACGCCCTGGACGCTTTGCAGCGCGCCTTGTCCTGCTGCGGCGTGGAGAGCTACCGCGACTGGCTCGCCTCGCCCTGGGGGCTGCGGCAGAACGGCTCGGTGCCCCTCAGCTGCTGCCGGGCCCGCCGGGGTTGccagcgccgcccgcccggcgcACGCGGCCTGCACCGCGACGGCTGCTTCGGCAAGGTGTCGGCCTTCGTCAGCGCCAACATGTTCTACCTTGCCACGGCGGCCCTGGGGCTGGCGCTGCTGCAGCTCGTCGGCGTCGTGCTGGCCTGCCTGCTGGCTGCCCGCATCCCTGCCCGCCTGATGGGCATCGCCGCCCCTCGCTGa